The genomic DNA TTATAAAAATTAGATTGCTTATTAGAGATCGATTCTGAATTCAAATGAGTTTCGGCAATATTTAATAATTTGCGATTATACCCTATCCAAATGGAGTCGTTTTCTTCGGCTTCTATCATCGCACTTATTATTTTGCAACGCATGGTATCATGATCTGTGTTTTTAAGTGCGAGTTTGAGAGAGTCTGATTGAGGGGTTTGGGCAAAACAATTTTCCACTACGCTCGAAGTGACAAAGAATAGCCATAAATAAATAAGTTGACGAACCACATTCTAAAGCTAAGACAAAAAATTATTTTTTCAAACGATTTAAGGTAGTTTCTACCCTTTTTTCGCTTGGAATTTGTGCCATTTGAATGCGGCGAGCGTAATGAATAGAATCTAAAATCTCTCTTTGTTTTTCCTCCACTAAATGCTTTTGACTTTCTACTTCTAACTTTTGCCTTTCTATAATACCTTTTTGTTTTTGAGTTACTTTAAAACGATTGTACATAAAACCAGTGAAGATCATGACTAAAGCTAATCCTCCAAACAAAGCGTATTGTTGATTTTGTTTGGCAGAGATTTCAGCTTTTTGTTTTGCCAACTCTGCATTTTTAATTTCAGAATCTTTGGCGTGTGCTACAGAATCCGCTGCCGCTTGTTTTTCATATTCGTATTTTAATTGAGATTTGATTGAAGCTTTACGAGTAGTTTCATTATTAATGCTATCTCTCATTTTAATAAATAACTCATAGTTCTCCAAGGCTAATTTATAATTGCCCGTTGTTACGTATATTTTTTTTAATAAGCCGGCGGAGATTCGAATATTTTCAGGATAACCGAGCTCTTTACTAATTTCCATAGCTTTTAAAACTAGTTTTGTTGCCATGTTGTAATTTTTTTGTTTCAAATAAACCCGCCCAATATTGGTTAAAGAGTGTGCAACGCCCTCTTTATCTCCTAACTCCTCTCGAATTCTTAAGCTCTTGTTAAAGAATTCAAGCGCTTTGGAAAGACTGTCTTGTCCATTCAATATTCCGCCCAAATTATTAAAAGCAGTTGCCACACCACGCTTATCGCCTATTTCTTCTTTTACCTTTAAACTTTTAATATAATACTCCTTAGCGGCGGCAACATCGTTTTGTTTATGATAAAAAACACCCATATTACTTAAAATAGCAGCAGTGCCTTTTTTGTCGCCCATTTCTTCAGCTAATTTTAAGCCCCTTTTGAGATAAATAATGGCATTCTGAACATCACCTTGAGATTGATAAACTTGGCTTATATTGTTAAGTGACATAGTTATGCCTATAGAGTCTCCTATCTCTTCTCGTAATTTCAAACATTTATCATAGTAAATCAAGGCTCTTGGAATTTCACCCTTGCTTTGATAAATTGTACCTATGTTATTAAGCGTATACGCTATTCCGAATTTTTCGCCAAGCTCTTCGTGAATTTTCAAACTTTTATTATAATACTCCAATGCCGCTGTAATGTTTCCATTACTTTTATAAAAAAAACCAATATTGTTTAGCGAAGTGGCCATAAAAGATTTGAAAAGCTTTTGTTCCTCATGATTTATTTTTGATTTATTAATATTTGTGTTAGCTATGTTGTATGCCTTTTGCCACAGTATTAAAGCGCTATCCATGTTTTGTAAATAAACCAATTCTCCTAAATGCAATAAGCTTTGAATAGCACTTGTATCATGTT from Sphingobacteriaceae bacterium includes the following:
- a CDS encoding tetratricopeptide repeat protein; translated protein: MAKVLNLHAQNEGKATIDSLKNVINNSKHDTSAIQSLLHLGELVYLQNMDSALILWQKAYNIANTNINKSKINHEEQKLFKSFMATSLNNIGFFYKSNGNITAALEYYNKSLKIHEELGEKFGIAYTLNNIGTIYQSKGEIPRALIYYDKCLKLREEIGDSIGITMSLNNISQVYQSQGDVQNAIIYLKRGLKLAEEMGDKKGTAAILSNMGVFYHKQNDVAAAKEYYIKSLKVKEEIGDKRGVATAFNNLGGILNGQDSLSKALEFFNKSLRIREELGDKEGVAHSLTNIGRVYLKQKNYNMATKLVLKAMEISKELGYPENIRISAGLLKKIYVTTGNYKLALENYELFIKMRDSINNETTRKASIKSQLKYEYEKQAAADSVAHAKDSEIKNAELAKQKAEISAKQNQQYALFGGLALVMIFTGFMYNRFKVTQKQKGIIERQKLEVESQKHLVEEKQREILDSIHYARRIQMAQIPSEKRVETTLNRLKK